In a single window of the Anaerotruncus rubiinfantis genome:
- the rlmD gene encoding 23S rRNA (uracil(1939)-C(5))-methyltransferase RlmD: protein MTDTVLKSKAASCPLYKKCGGCQLQNLSYPEQLAFKQRKVQRLLGRFGRIEPIIGMENPFHYRNKVQAAFGRTREGRIISGVYQSSSHRIVPVERCMTEDLLADEIIVTIRSMLRGFRIEPYDEDSGRGLLRHVLVKRGFQSGQVMVVLVTASPVFPAKRSFVTALCKAHPQITTVLQNVNPYRTSLVLGEREQVLYGPGYIEDTLCGCIFRISARSFYQINPVQTEILYGKAIEYAGLDGTQTVIDAYCGIGTIGLIASRHAGNVIGVENNRDAVRDAISNAKRNAIRNAWFTCADAGEFMVEMAEEGKRADVVFMDPPRAGSDERFLLSAERLAPSRIVYISCNPETQERDLMHLTGNGYRVRTIQPVDMFPHTNHVETVCLLEREVL, encoded by the coding sequence ATGACCGATACGGTTTTGAAAAGCAAAGCGGCGTCCTGCCCGCTTTATAAAAAATGCGGGGGCTGCCAGCTGCAAAATCTGAGCTATCCGGAACAGCTTGCCTTTAAACAGCGCAAGGTGCAGCGGCTGCTCGGCCGCTTTGGCAGGATCGAGCCGATCATTGGGATGGAGAACCCGTTCCACTACCGCAACAAGGTGCAGGCCGCGTTCGGCCGCACACGGGAGGGCAGGATTATTTCCGGGGTCTATCAGTCGAGCAGTCACCGGATCGTACCGGTGGAACGCTGCATGACCGAGGACCTGCTTGCGGATGAGATTATCGTGACCATCCGTTCGATGCTCCGCGGCTTTCGCATTGAACCATACGATGAGGACAGCGGGCGCGGGCTGCTGCGCCATGTGCTGGTCAAACGCGGTTTCCAGAGCGGGCAGGTCATGGTCGTGCTTGTGACCGCTTCGCCGGTATTCCCGGCAAAGCGCAGCTTTGTGACGGCCCTGTGCAAGGCGCATCCGCAGATTACCACCGTGCTCCAGAATGTGAACCCCTATCGGACAAGCCTGGTGCTTGGGGAACGCGAACAGGTGCTTTATGGGCCGGGGTATATCGAGGATACCCTCTGCGGATGTATTTTCCGAATCTCAGCGCGGTCGTTTTACCAGATCAATCCTGTACAGACCGAAATTCTCTATGGCAAAGCGATCGAATATGCGGGTCTTGATGGGACGCAGACAGTGATCGACGCCTACTGCGGCATCGGTACGATCGGGCTCATTGCGAGCCGCCATGCGGGCAATGTGATCGGGGTGGAAAATAACCGGGACGCGGTGCGCGACGCGATTTCCAACGCGAAACGCAACGCCATCAGGAACGCATGGTTTACCTGCGCGGACGCGGGCGAATTTATGGTGGAGATGGCCGAAGAAGGAAAACGCGCCGACGTGGTGTTTATGGACCCGCCGCGCGCTGGCAGTGACGAACGGTTCCTTCTGTCGGCCGAGCGGCTTGCCCCCAGCCGGATTGTTTATATCTCCTGCAATCCGGAAACGCAGGAGCGGGATCTTATGCATCTGACCGGTAACGGTTACCGTGTGCGGACGATCCAGCCGGTGGATATGTTCCCGCACACCAATCATGTGGAAACAGTCTGTTTGTTGGAACGGGAGGTTTTATGA
- a CDS encoding GIY-YIG nuclease family protein: MMRGKAIRHFLIEGQADGRWVSELSNWTGKSYKIPRTYVNSCGDRSDLNNTGVYFLFGRNDDTDMDQVYIGEAENILTRIKAHLTEKDFWTECVVFISKDNNLNKAHVKYLEYHLYLLAKEANKYEILNTNTPTESSISEMDRAEMDEFIDNMRLILSVLGHKVLEPSRGTSHGKGTAVFYLHERTGANASGKMSSDGFVVLKGSKIAEAVQPSLSPSTVNRRSMLVEKGIIDEQNVFTQDWAFSSPTLAATVVVGYNINGRVAWKTKKGIPLKEMEAEL; the protein is encoded by the coding sequence ATGATGCGTGGAAAGGCGATCCGGCATTTTTTGATTGAAGGCCAGGCAGATGGAAGATGGGTGAGCGAGCTGTCGAATTGGACGGGGAAGAGCTATAAAATCCCGCGGACCTATGTGAATTCCTGTGGCGACAGAAGCGATTTGAACAATACCGGGGTGTATTTCCTTTTCGGACGCAATGACGATACAGATATGGACCAGGTCTACATCGGCGAAGCGGAAAATATCCTGACCCGGATAAAAGCGCATTTGACCGAAAAGGATTTTTGGACCGAATGCGTGGTTTTCATCAGCAAAGACAATAACCTCAACAAAGCGCATGTCAAATATCTTGAATACCACCTCTATCTCCTTGCGAAAGAGGCCAATAAATATGAAATCCTGAATACCAATACGCCGACGGAATCGTCCATATCGGAGATGGATCGCGCGGAAATGGATGAGTTTATTGACAATATGCGGCTGATCCTAAGCGTTTTGGGGCATAAGGTTCTGGAGCCTTCGCGCGGCACTTCACATGGAAAGGGCACCGCTGTGTTTTATTTGCACGAGCGCACCGGGGCCAATGCCAGCGGAAAGATGAGTTCGGATGGCTTTGTCGTATTGAAAGGGTCAAAGATTGCCGAAGCTGTACAGCCATCCCTTTCTCCTTCAACCGTCAATCGGCGCAGTATGCTGGTCGAAAAGGGGATCATTGACGAACAGAACGTCTTTACACAGGACTGGGCGTTCAGCAGCCCAACCTTGGCGGCCACTGTTGTTGTGGGATATAACATCAATGGCAGAGTTGCCTGGAAAACGAAAAAAGGCATCCCGCTCAAGGAAATGGAAGCGGAATTGTAG